The following coding sequences lie in one Cydia strobilella chromosome 16, ilCydStro3.1, whole genome shotgun sequence genomic window:
- the LOC134748441 gene encoding probable serine/threonine-protein kinase kinX isoform X2 translates to MPPGLFNCAKRNKILRYLLKTKECRARIKADQINVLRKQYDAFLEEDKKRKERNEHILEKLHNMRLSNTVARYKSNVYLDQRVSFNCTGEAPINIYPHPQTNQPAMVNTLRKFRETATPTDPGILTKPMDETYILNEISKTYILIPKLRSIAGEDYIPRAIKQDNNNDGDWKSKYSILDKLKQNEKEETNSFSVLKDNGKSFLHDIPTKEHKYRFDDEGNSPKDEIAEQDVAAKYATDPLACQDENGTINKITTDIKKEKTIRQSEVAPNLNTHSTALKTDTDNGGQLQQPNRGTAGFGVLTEQYTYPTQEVQLASHETGGRNNDPIYNDKHENEDNEKLSPVVNDIRHVEEIDPIKPEAQKTTSDYSNTGNSEKLQYPIDIINVQDFTPAEGVKLVDGVNINPDNQAVQETYKAPSDQNVVQAPAEHAYQPKAHQPQGDDQYGSQPTGSSEEVYLPGANQPPGGEHYVYNPTAVGSGAPDEKAYLPGDQQPLSGDQYVSEPVAVAAEQQEHITENTEQHRQGAYDQTGDVTSEIQAFEDEQNQMFYSEQANYQDYNQDPNAVGDGYSADTNYDPSLLYGDVQQEAAYPAEINEHEETSQRYDPSYEEQYAAKDAEQLYAEQQYSDQQYTEQQYSDQQYTEQGQYGDQPYAEQQYGEQQQYDGQQYAEQQEYTDQPQGEPVIATLQEYDQAYPLQEQTMEQIEQQLDNEEINVPSQDAVGDIVDESIMYAQNEGEVPATEQYVENQNPEPISPKL, encoded by the exons ATGCCTCCAGGTTTATTTAATTGcgcaaaacgaaataaaatctTGAGGTACTTGCTCAAGACCAAAGAATGCAGAGCTAg AATTAAAGCGGATCAGATCAACGTTTTGAGGAAGCAGTATGACGCTTTTTTAGAGGAGGATAAAAAACGCAAAGAGCGCAATGAACATATCCTGGAGAAGCTCCACAATATGCGCCTGTCTAACACTGTGGCACGATACAAG TCCAATGTCTATCTAGACCAAAGAGTATCTTTTAACTGCACCGGGGAAGCGCCGATTAACATATACCCTCATCCACAAACAAATCAGCCAGCTATGGTTAATACTCTGAGGAAGTTTAGAGAAACTGCGACACCCACGGATCCAGGTATTCTCACCAAGCCCATGGACGAGACGTACATCCTCAACGAAATCAGCAAAACATATATACTGATACCTAAGTTAAGATCAATTGCTGGCGAAGATTACATTCCCAGAGCAATAAAACAGGATAACAATAACGACGGAGATTGGAAGAGTAAATATAGCATTTTAGATAAACTCAAACAGAATGAAAAAGAGGAGACAAATAGCTTTTCTGTTTTAAAAGACAACGGTAAGAGTTTCTTACATGACATCCCAACCAAAGAACATAAATACAGGTTTGATGATGAAGGAAATTCGCCAAAAGATGAGATCGCAGAACAGGATGTGGCTGCTAAATACGCAACAGACCCTTTGGCTTGTCAAGATGAAAACGGaacgataaataaaattactaccGATATTAAGAAGGAAAAAACCATAAGACAGTCTGAGGTAGCTCCAAATTTAAACACTCATTCCACGGCATTAAAAACGGATACAGATAATGGAGGACAATTACAGCAGCCAAACAGAGGTACAGCGGGTTTTGGGGTATTGACTGAGCAATACACTTATCCCACACAAGAAGTTCAGTTAGCTTCGCATGAAACCGGGGGTCGAAATAATGATCCAATATACAATGATAAACATGAAAATGAAGATAACGAAAAACTGTCTCCTGTTGTAAACGATATAAGGCATGTAGAAGAAATTGATCCTATTAAACCTGAAGCACAAAAAACAACAAGTGATTATTCGAACACAGGTAATTCTGAAAAACTGCAATATCCAATTGACATTATAAATGTTCAGGACTTTACGCCGGCAGAAGGCGTAAAGTTGGTAGATGGAGTGAATATTAATCCAGATAATCAAGCCGTACAGGAGACATATAAGGCACCTAGTGACCAGAACGTTGTTCAAGCACCAGCGGAACATGCATATCAGCCAAAGGCCCACCAACCACAAGGTGATGATCAGTACGGGTCCCAACCAACAGGCTCTTCTGAGGAAGTATATCTACCTGGGGCTAATCAGCCACCTGGTGGAGAACATTACGTTTATAACCCAACTGCTGTTGGATCAGGTGCTCCTGATGAGAAAGCTTATCTACCAGGGGATCAGCAGCCGCTAAGTGGTGATCAGTATGTCTCTGAACCAGTTGCAGTTGCCGCAGAGCAGCAAGAGCATATTACAGAGAATACAGAACAGCACCGACAAGGTGCTTACGATCAAACTGGGGACGTGACATCAGAAATCCAAGCATTTGAAGATGAGCAGAACCAAATGTTTTATTCAGAACAGGCAAATTACCAAGATTACAATCAAGATCCAAATGCTGTGGGTGATGGTTACAGTGCTGACACAAATTACGATCCCTCACTCTTGTATGGAGATGTACAGCAGGAGGCTGCATATCCTGCGGAAATAAACGAACACGAAGAAACTTCACAACGGTATGATCCTAGTTACGAGGAGCAGTATGCGGCCAAGGATGCAGAGCAACTGTATGCTGAACAACAATATAGCGATCAGCAATACACTGAACAACAATATAGCGATCAGCAATATACTGAACAAGGACAATATGGTGACCAACCTTATGCTGAACAACAATATGGTGAACAACAGCAATATGATGGACAACAATATGCTGAACAGCAAGAATATACCGATCAACCTCAAGGCGAACCTGTGATAGCAACACTTCAAGAATATGATCAAGCATATCCATTACAAGAGCAGACCATGGAGCAAATTGAACAACAACTGGATAATGAGGAAATTAACGTTCCAAGTCAAGATGCTGTGGGTGATATTGTGGACGAATCTATAATGTACGCTCAGAATGAGGGGGAAGTGCCTGCTACTGAACAATACGTTGAAAACCAGAATCCAGAGCCGATCTCTCCTAaactctaa
- the LOC134748441 gene encoding probable serine/threonine-protein kinase kinX isoform X1: MALLCLHRYHASSRSRGPRDETPGLMGKSKKKIKADQINVLRKQYDAFLEEDKKRKERNEHILEKLHNMRLSNTVARYKSNVYLDQRVSFNCTGEAPINIYPHPQTNQPAMVNTLRKFRETATPTDPGILTKPMDETYILNEISKTYILIPKLRSIAGEDYIPRAIKQDNNNDGDWKSKYSILDKLKQNEKEETNSFSVLKDNGKSFLHDIPTKEHKYRFDDEGNSPKDEIAEQDVAAKYATDPLACQDENGTINKITTDIKKEKTIRQSEVAPNLNTHSTALKTDTDNGGQLQQPNRGTAGFGVLTEQYTYPTQEVQLASHETGGRNNDPIYNDKHENEDNEKLSPVVNDIRHVEEIDPIKPEAQKTTSDYSNTGNSEKLQYPIDIINVQDFTPAEGVKLVDGVNINPDNQAVQETYKAPSDQNVVQAPAEHAYQPKAHQPQGDDQYGSQPTGSSEEVYLPGANQPPGGEHYVYNPTAVGSGAPDEKAYLPGDQQPLSGDQYVSEPVAVAAEQQEHITENTEQHRQGAYDQTGDVTSEIQAFEDEQNQMFYSEQANYQDYNQDPNAVGDGYSADTNYDPSLLYGDVQQEAAYPAEINEHEETSQRYDPSYEEQYAAKDAEQLYAEQQYSDQQYTEQQYSDQQYTEQGQYGDQPYAEQQYGEQQQYDGQQYAEQQEYTDQPQGEPVIATLQEYDQAYPLQEQTMEQIEQQLDNEEINVPSQDAVGDIVDESIMYAQNEGEVPATEQYVENQNPEPISPKL, encoded by the exons ATGGCATTGCTTTGTTTACATCGGTACCATGCGAGCAGTCGCAGCCGAGGACCGCGGGACGAAACACCTGGCCTTATGGGGAAATCTAAAAAGAA AATTAAAGCGGATCAGATCAACGTTTTGAGGAAGCAGTATGACGCTTTTTTAGAGGAGGATAAAAAACGCAAAGAGCGCAATGAACATATCCTGGAGAAGCTCCACAATATGCGCCTGTCTAACACTGTGGCACGATACAAG TCCAATGTCTATCTAGACCAAAGAGTATCTTTTAACTGCACCGGGGAAGCGCCGATTAACATATACCCTCATCCACAAACAAATCAGCCAGCTATGGTTAATACTCTGAGGAAGTTTAGAGAAACTGCGACACCCACGGATCCAGGTATTCTCACCAAGCCCATGGACGAGACGTACATCCTCAACGAAATCAGCAAAACATATATACTGATACCTAAGTTAAGATCAATTGCTGGCGAAGATTACATTCCCAGAGCAATAAAACAGGATAACAATAACGACGGAGATTGGAAGAGTAAATATAGCATTTTAGATAAACTCAAACAGAATGAAAAAGAGGAGACAAATAGCTTTTCTGTTTTAAAAGACAACGGTAAGAGTTTCTTACATGACATCCCAACCAAAGAACATAAATACAGGTTTGATGATGAAGGAAATTCGCCAAAAGATGAGATCGCAGAACAGGATGTGGCTGCTAAATACGCAACAGACCCTTTGGCTTGTCAAGATGAAAACGGaacgataaataaaattactaccGATATTAAGAAGGAAAAAACCATAAGACAGTCTGAGGTAGCTCCAAATTTAAACACTCATTCCACGGCATTAAAAACGGATACAGATAATGGAGGACAATTACAGCAGCCAAACAGAGGTACAGCGGGTTTTGGGGTATTGACTGAGCAATACACTTATCCCACACAAGAAGTTCAGTTAGCTTCGCATGAAACCGGGGGTCGAAATAATGATCCAATATACAATGATAAACATGAAAATGAAGATAACGAAAAACTGTCTCCTGTTGTAAACGATATAAGGCATGTAGAAGAAATTGATCCTATTAAACCTGAAGCACAAAAAACAACAAGTGATTATTCGAACACAGGTAATTCTGAAAAACTGCAATATCCAATTGACATTATAAATGTTCAGGACTTTACGCCGGCAGAAGGCGTAAAGTTGGTAGATGGAGTGAATATTAATCCAGATAATCAAGCCGTACAGGAGACATATAAGGCACCTAGTGACCAGAACGTTGTTCAAGCACCAGCGGAACATGCATATCAGCCAAAGGCCCACCAACCACAAGGTGATGATCAGTACGGGTCCCAACCAACAGGCTCTTCTGAGGAAGTATATCTACCTGGGGCTAATCAGCCACCTGGTGGAGAACATTACGTTTATAACCCAACTGCTGTTGGATCAGGTGCTCCTGATGAGAAAGCTTATCTACCAGGGGATCAGCAGCCGCTAAGTGGTGATCAGTATGTCTCTGAACCAGTTGCAGTTGCCGCAGAGCAGCAAGAGCATATTACAGAGAATACAGAACAGCACCGACAAGGTGCTTACGATCAAACTGGGGACGTGACATCAGAAATCCAAGCATTTGAAGATGAGCAGAACCAAATGTTTTATTCAGAACAGGCAAATTACCAAGATTACAATCAAGATCCAAATGCTGTGGGTGATGGTTACAGTGCTGACACAAATTACGATCCCTCACTCTTGTATGGAGATGTACAGCAGGAGGCTGCATATCCTGCGGAAATAAACGAACACGAAGAAACTTCACAACGGTATGATCCTAGTTACGAGGAGCAGTATGCGGCCAAGGATGCAGAGCAACTGTATGCTGAACAACAATATAGCGATCAGCAATACACTGAACAACAATATAGCGATCAGCAATATACTGAACAAGGACAATATGGTGACCAACCTTATGCTGAACAACAATATGGTGAACAACAGCAATATGATGGACAACAATATGCTGAACAGCAAGAATATACCGATCAACCTCAAGGCGAACCTGTGATAGCAACACTTCAAGAATATGATCAAGCATATCCATTACAAGAGCAGACCATGGAGCAAATTGAACAACAACTGGATAATGAGGAAATTAACGTTCCAAGTCAAGATGCTGTGGGTGATATTGTGGACGAATCTATAATGTACGCTCAGAATGAGGGGGAAGTGCCTGCTACTGAACAATACGTTGAAAACCAGAATCCAGAGCCGATCTCTCCTAaactctaa
- the LOC134748442 gene encoding large ribosomal subunit protein bL9m, with the protein MLGIRSFLNNIVNVQTVLTQQTRTTFILKRRWPPPLHKKNGKPAKLRGRHFVYDLVEDKNVVKKADMKVILNQYVEGIGNAGDVLTLRPNEAYKDYLMPGLAVYFNPKNMEQYKVDENKPKTEDTFSSPYVQRTISCLSRLVLQITMNKREPWTLEPWHVKASFRKAGFVVPEHAITMPPGKISGPDMSLQEKEFYVTVTINKKETVNVRCRIHHWATGLDRLPWVEYHWKKPVEPLFPVQAEVLQSMPLPE; encoded by the exons ATGTTAGGGATACGTTCTTTTCTAAACAACATAGTTAATGTACAGACTGTGCTGACACAGCAAACAAGA ACAACATTTATATTGAAGAGGAGATGGCCACCACCATTGCACAAGAAAAATGGCAAACCGGCAAAGCTGAGAGGCCGTCATTTCGTGTACGACTTGGTTGAAGACAAAAATGTCGTCAAAAAGGCTGATATGAAAGTTATTTTGAATCAGTACGTTGAAG gtATTGGTAATGCTGGTGATGTACTCACCTTAAGACCTAATGAGGCCTACAAAGATTATTTGATGCCAGGCCTAGCGGTGTATTTTAATCCCAAGAACATGGAGCAATACAAAGTTGATGAAAACAAACCTAAAACTGAAGACACCTTCAGTTCTCCATATGTGCAAAGG ACTATCAGCTGTCTTTCCCGGCTGGTTCTACAAATCACAATGAACAAACGAGAACCCTGGACTCTAGAGCCATGGCATGTAAAGGCATCATTTAGAAAGGCAGGGTTTGTGGTCCCAGAACATGCCATCACAATGCCTCCTGGCAAAATTAGTGGGCCTGACATGTCACTACAGGAAAAGGAATTTTATGTGACTGTTACA attaataaaaaagaaacagtcAATGTGCGGTGCAGAATTCACCACTGGGCTACAGGGCTGGACAGACTTCCTTGGGTAGAGTATCATTGGAAGAAGCCCGTGGAACCACTCTTCCCTGTGCAAGCTGAAGTGCTGCAAAGCATGCCTCTACCTGAATAA
- the LOC134748330 gene encoding pre-mRNA-processing factor 39, whose translation MDDDASSDLQKCLSDGPLDADDGPMDTDEGPLINENSNGLSHLLTEGEFNSVDAVGVDESSTSNPGFLNAVEFSAGSVGDYLVNNTDGFNTELNSFDVGDNAVTFAGDSLNHVLSDGDSHLSDGYKTVSDTDGDLLGTSAKMDMDNEISEISNDIAEDTLDKTDEDNAIHEIESSNDAGITLDADEGTANVEAIKTVNETPTDQEEPVLPVEEVEQVTSSKEAAEVEEEKQEAQETREVAPQAVTELLETEETKTEESSEKKPEESSEKKTEQSSEKKEADDVEMATEKSIPEVSRGAEETEVVSEDELPAVEKPSVKDAENVSDDELPGPKPAELPADTEVVSEDELPEKKESKESRKRKTDDDKDGYDPGSPTSESESSSKKQAVVKNGESKPVPSEKRPSVDEKPKKKALPELDKYWKVVNDDPTDFTGWTYLLQYVDQESEVEAAREAYDAFLSHYPYCYGYWRKYADYEKRKGSKKKCLEVLERGLKAIPLSVDLWIHYLNHIKATRTEDHAYIKAQYERAIEACGLEFRSDRLWESYIKWEAENGSALNVTNIYDRLLATPTLGYTSHFDNFQEHVMSEPVTGVISRSELVRLRGDVRDAVREAGGAAPQLDLPPGEDEPIDHIASDEEAQAIKERIIAARRKVHKTTGEQVAARWTFEEGIKRPYFHVKPLERCQLKNWKAYLEWEKQHGSLKRALVLHERCLIACALYDEFWMRLIKFLEERIETNPELVAVEREVLERACTVHHLDKPELHLHWAHFEEAHGNAAKAAEILDRIEKTCPTLVQIQYRRVNLERRRGDYDKCSQLYETYIAAAKNKAIASALSIKYARFLHHVRQQPAAARKALDDAVTRDPLNQRLHMQRLDLALHTPGTPYEELEELVSSYEKQEGAELETSAALAWRRRELAEELGGAGAARAAAAHARALAKHLRKRARKDKHDVPPPPNANTDTKKKEAAASSTTTAASSAYYQTPAATTQSYEQSYAPPYQPPWGYQQPPGPYQHHPHPWPQYPNYY comes from the exons atggatgATGATGCCAGCTCCGATTTACAG AAGTGTTTATCTGATGGACCGCTAGATGCGGATGACGGTCCTATGGACACTGATGAGGGCCCTTTGATTAACGAAAATTCTAACGGCTTGTCGCATTTGTTGACCGAGGGGGAGTTCAACAGTGTGGACGCCGTAGGGGTAGACGAGTCGTCCACGTCCAACCCGGGCTTTCTGAACGCTGTCGAGTTTTCTGCAGGGAGTGTTGGAGACTATTTGGTAAACAATACTGACGGATTCAACACCGAACTGAATTCGTTCGATGTAGGCGACAATGCCGTAACGTTTGCGGGAGACTCATTGAACCATGTCTTATCGGATGGAGACTCTCACCTGAGCGACGGGTACAAGACAGTTTCAGATACAGATGGTGATTTATTAGGTACTTCAGCCAAAATGGATATGGATAATGAAATAAgtgaaatatcaaatgatattgcTGAAGACACATTAGATAAAACTGATGAAGACAATGCAATTCATGAGATAGAGTCATCAAATGATGCTGGCATCACCCTGGATGCAGATGAAGGAACTGCTAATGTGGAAGCGATTAAAACTGTTAATGAAACTCCTACTGATCAAGAAGAACCTGTCTTGCCAGTGGAAGAAGTTGAGCAG GTCACATCATCAAAAGAAGCAGCTGAAGTTGAGGAAGAGAAACAGGAAGCAcag GAGACTAGAGAAGTAGCACCTCAAGCTGTAACTGAACTACTGGAAACAGAG gaaACAAAAACTGAAGAAAGTTCAGAGAAAAAACCTGAAGAAAGTTCAGAGAAAAAAACTGAACAAAGTTCAGAGAAAAAAGAAGCAGATGATGTTGAAATGGCAACTGAGAAAAGTATTCCAGAG GTTAGCAGAGGTGCAGAGGAGACTGAAGTGGTCTCAGAAGATGAGCTTCCAGCCGTTGAGAAGCCAAGTGTTAAGGATGCTGAAAATGTCTCTGATGATGAGCTTCCTGGACCTAAGCCTGCTGAACTTCCTGCTGATACTGAG GTTGTATCAGAGGATGAGCTACCAGAAAAGAAAGAGTCAAAGGAGTCTCGAAAGCGCAAAACGGACGATGACAAGGATGGCTATGATCCCGGCTCCCCTACCTCCGAGAGTGAGTCGTCCAGCAAGAAGCAAGCTGTTGTTAAG AATGGCGAAAGCAAACCAGTGCCTTCAGAGAAGCGGCCGTCAGTGGACGAGAAGCCTAAGAAGAAAGCTCTCCCGGAGCTTGACAAGTATTGGAAGGTTGTTAATGACGACCCCACTGACTTCACTGGCTGGACCTATCTGCTGCAATATGTTGATCAAGAG AGCGAAGTGGAGGCCGCGCGAGAGGCCTACGACGCCTTCCTGTCGCACTACCCCTACTGCTACGGGTACTGGCGAAAATACGCCGACTACGAAAAACGCAAAGGAAGTAAAAAGAAGTGTCTCGAG GTATTGGAAAGGGGGCTGAAAGCCATCCCACTGTCGGTTGATCTTTGGATACACTACCTCAATCACATTAAAGCCACTAGAACCGAAGATCACGCATACATCAAGGCGCAGTATGAGAGAGCTATAG AGGCGTGCGGTTTGGAGTTCCGCTCCGACCGCCTTTGGGAGTCGTACATCAAGTGGGAGGCGGAGAACGGGTCCGCGCTCAACGTCACAAACATATACGACCGGTTGCTGGCCACACCCACTCTCGGCTACACCTCACACTTTGACAA ttTCCAAGAGCACGTGATGTCGGAGCCGGTGACGGGTGTAATATCGCGGTCGGAGCTGGTGCGGCTGCGCGGCGACGTGCGCGACGCCGTGCGCGAGGCGGGCGGTGCGGCGCCGCAGCTCGACCTGCCCCCCGGCGAGGACGAGCCCATAGACCACATC GCTTCAGACGAGGAGGCTCAAGCCATTAAGGAGCGCATTATCGCGGCACGCCGCAAGGTGCACAAGACCACGGGCGAGCAGGTCGCCGCGAGGTGGACCTTCGAAGAGGGC ATCAAGCGGCCCTACTTCCACGTGAAGCCCCTCGAGCGTTGCCAGCTGAAGAACTGGAAGGCTTACCTGGAGTGGGAGAAGCAGCACGGCTCGCTGAAGCGTGCTCTGGTGCTGCACGAGCGCTGCCTCATCGCTTGCGCGCTTTACGACGAGTTCTGGATGCGG ctGATAAAGTTCCTAGAGGAGCGCATAGAAACCAACCCTGAGCTAGTAGCCGTAGAACGAGAGGTCCTCGAGCGAGCGTGCACCGTCCACCATCTCGACAAGCCGGAGCTGCATCTACACTGGGCACACTTCGAGGAGGCCCATGGCAACGCCGCCAAGGCCGCCGAGATACTCGACCGGATAGAGAAGACCTGCCCCACGCTGGTGCAGATACAGTACAG aCGCGTCAACCTGGAACGTCGTCGTGGAGATTACGACAAATGCTCGCAGCTATATGAGACCTATATCGCCGCTGCAAAGAATAAG GCTATCGCCTCAGCGCTGTCCATCAAATACGCGCGCTTCCTTCACCACGTGCGGCAGCAGCCCGCCGCGGCTCGCAAGGCGCTTGACGACGCCGTGACGCGCGACCCGCTCAACCAGCGCCTGCACATGCAGCGGCTCGACCTCGCGCTGCACACGCCCGGCACGCCCTACGAGGAGCTCGAGG AGCTGGTATCGTCGTACGAGAAGCAGGAGGGCGCGGAGCTGGAGACGAGTGCGGCGCTGGCGTGGCGGCGGCGCGAGCTGGCCGAGGAgctgggcggcgcgggcgcggcgcgcgccgccgccgcgcatgcgcgcgCGCTCGCCAAGCATCTGCGCAAGCGCGCGCGCAAGGACAAGCACGACGTGCCGCCGCCGCCCAA CGCCAACACAGACACGAAGAAAAAGGAAGCGGCCGCTAGTTCGACGACGACGGCGGCCAGCTCCGCCTACTACCAAACCCCAGCCGCCACCACGCAGTCCTACGAGCAGAGCTACGCGCCGCCCTACCAGCCGCCCTGGGGCTACCAGCAGCCGCCCGGGCCCTACCAGCACCACCCGCACCCGTGGCCGCAGTACCCTAACTACTACTAG